The DNA sequence CATGTCGGTCACACGGATCTCGGTGACGCGGCCGAGGGACAGGGCGACCTCGATCGCCGACCCGATGTCGTCGGTGTGGACGTGAACCGCCCAGCGGGCGTTGTCGCCGGTCCCGCCGTCACCGACGACGACCACGCTGTCGCCCAGGGTCCGGAGCGCCGACCTGAGTTCGTCGGCCCGCGCGTCGTCGGAATGGGTCAGGGAGTACATGACCTCGTACCGGGTGTCCGCGGAGGCCTCCGTCGCTCCCCCGTCGGCGCCGTCGCCCTCGCCGGTCGGCTCGGTGAACGGGTCCTCCGGGACGACGTAGTCCGGCCGCTCGGGCGCCTGGCCCCCCAGCACCTCCACCATGGTGTCGAGCAGCACCAACAGGCCCCTGCCGCCCGCGTCCACGACGCCGGCCCGGGTGAGCGCGGGCAGTTGGGAGGTCGTGCGGTCGAGGGCCTCCGCCCCCGCGTCCGCCGCGGACCGCGCGACCTCGACGAGCGAGTTGGCCGACGACCGGCCGGCGCCCGCGGCCGCCTCGCGGAGCACGGTCACGATGGTGCCCTCGACCGGATCGCTGAGCGCGTGGTCGACGAGGGTGACCGCCGTGCGGAGAGCTCGGCGGTAGGTGGAGGCGTCGACGACCGTGAACGTCGCCGCCTCGCCGACCGCCCGGAGGACCTGCGACAGGATGACGCCGGAGTTGCCCCGCGCGCCGTGGACGGCGCCGTGCCCGAGCGCCACGGCGATCTCACGGGCACCGGCGCTCCCCCCGCCCTCGGAGATCCATGCCTCCTCACCCTCGGCGCGGTCGACGGCGGCTCTCATCGTGTAGAGCAGGTTGGTCCCCGTGTCCGAGTCCGGGACCGGGAAGACGTTGAGGGCGTTGATCTCCTCGCGATGGGTCGCGAGGTGCTCCACGCACCGGCGGGCCCACTCCAGGAGCCCGTGGGCGTCCAGCGATGACGGGCGTTCCTCGACACTCGTCGACTCGTGTGCCATCACCCCTCCTCGGCGCCGCTGACCCCAGCTGTCCGACTCCGTCGGTCGGCCCGGCCAAGCCTAGTACCCTCACCGTGCGACACCCTGTCGAACAGGCCGAGACGGCCCGTACCACTCCCTGGAGACCAGATGACCCCTGACCTGACCGCCGCTCCCCTCGTCACACTCGCTGACGGCGTCCTCACCATCCCCGTCTCCCTCGAGGGCAAGGGGAACTCGCTGGACTCCGACGCCGTCACCCAGGCGGGCACCGCGCTGACCGCCCTCCTGTCGGGCGAGATCGAGGCCGGCGCCATCCTCCTGGTGGGGTTGGGAAAGAACTTCTGTGCGGGCGGCAACGTGCCCGGATTCGCCGCGGCCGAGGACCGTTCGGAGCACGTCCGGGAGCTGGCCGACCGGCTGCACGGGGTGGTCCGACAACTCGAGGAGGCGCCCGTGCCGGTGGTGGCCGCGGTGGCCGGGTGGGCGGCGGGCGCGGGACTGTCTCTCGCCCTGGCCGCCGACTTCTCCGTCGGGGGCCCGGACACCCGCCTGCTCGCGGCCTACCCGGGCATCGGCCTGTCCCCGGACGGTGGCATGTCGTGGCGTCTGCCCCGGGCGATCGGGGCGGCGGCGGCCCGGGCGTTCATCCTCGGCAACGAGCCCGTCCACGGGGCGCGGGCCCACGCCATCGGACTGCTCACCACCTTCA is a window from the Dietzia sp. JS16-p6b genome containing:
- a CDS encoding DAK2 domain-containing protein, with amino-acid sequence MAHESTSVEERPSSLDAHGLLEWARRCVEHLATHREEINALNVFPVPDSDTGTNLLYTMRAAVDRAEGEEAWISEGGGSAGAREIAVALGHGAVHGARGNSGVILSQVLRAVGEAATFTVVDASTYRRALRTAVTLVDHALSDPVEGTIVTVLREAAAGAGRSSANSLVEVARSAADAGAEALDRTTSQLPALTRAGVVDAGGRGLLVLLDTMVEVLGGQAPERPDYVVPEDPFTEPTGEGDGADGGATEASADTRYEVMYSLTHSDDARADELRSALRTLGDSVVVVGDGGTGDNARWAVHVHTDDIGSAIEVALSLGRVTEIRVTDMLDPVGGSTEAGHRRRGASGAAEGRVAGEPERVVVAIVPDGPLAELFSEAGAQTVDADEGGVIDAVLALSADELLVLPNGELPRAQIEALDAALRDIDGNALILPTGSVVQGLSALAVHDPSTTLSLDGFGMADAAAATRHAHLVRARHDALTLVGRCAAGDLLGMVGHDVALIETDPVDAVCALADRLLSSGGELVTLLLGAEYDDAATETALSRIREGHPDVEVVGYAAGPGRVLAHVGVE
- a CDS encoding enoyl-CoA hydratase-related protein — translated: MTPDLTAAPLVTLADGVLTIPVSLEGKGNSLDSDAVTQAGTALTALLSGEIEAGAILLVGLGKNFCAGGNVPGFAAAEDRSEHVRELADRLHGVVRQLEEAPVPVVAAVAGWAAGAGLSLALAADFSVGGPDTRLLAAYPGIGLSPDGGMSWRLPRAIGAAAARAFILGNEPVHGARAHAIGLLTTFTEEDVSTTARDLAVRLANGPRASYAATKELLRRSGERTLAEQLDAERDSIAALAVSPDGIEGVDAFVAKRTPRFGGV